The genomic stretch ACCCACAGGACCCGCCCAGCACAGTGACTACCCCTACCCACAGGACCCGCCCAGCACAGTGCCCACCCCTACCCACAGGACCCGCCCAGCACagtgccccacccctacccacaaGACCTGCCCAGCACAGTGCCCACCCCTACCCACAAGACCCGCCCAGCACAGTGCCCACCCCTACCCACAGGACCCACCCAGCACAGTGCCCACCCCTACCCACAGGACCCGCCCAGCACAGTGCCCACCCCTACCCACAAGACCCGACTAGCACAGTGCCCACCCCTACCCACAGGACCTGTCCAGCACAGTGCCCACCCCTACCCATAGAACCTGTTCTCTCTGTCATGCGCACTCTCCTTCAGAAGCAGATGGACAGATTGTCTTCCACAGATCAGGTTTTATTGAATGACAATAAATTCATaagctacttctttttttttttttttttaagatgtcaacttttaaaaaaaatacatttatgtatttattatgtatacagtgctctgcctgcacatacacctgaaggccaaaagagggcatcagatcacattatagagggttgtgaaccaccatgtggttgctagaaattgaactcaggacctttgggggagtagtcagtgtccttaacctctgagccatctctccagcccttgtttgtttgtttttatcattatttttttgtttgtgtggtgtttgtcttttgGGGTTATTGCTGTTCCTTGTTGCTGTTAGCCgttgtctcatgtagcccaaattGACTTCACACTTGCCACGTAGCAAAGGATGAACTTGACCAATAATGCTCCTGCCTTTTCTTACCGACTCCTGGGGTGACAGGGGTGTAGACCatacccagtttttttttttttttttttttttttttgcagcgtttggtggggatggaacccagggctctgtacaCACTGAACAAGTATTCTACTGAGCTGTGTACCCGGCCCTGGCTAGACCCACTGTGTCCAGGTGTTCTGAATTAATCTGATATATTCATAGGTGAAGATATTTAGCCCATGTGTTATTTACCAGCCCGGGTCTCGCTGTTCATGCTACACAGCAGTATCTGCTTAGAGTCAGTCTGCCTCAGTATTTGCACTTTACCTGCAGCCAACTGTTGTTTTCCGAAATGACTCACTCAGTGCAGGACCCATCATGGAAGCTACAGCGCTGATTTCGCATGCCTGAtccttctgctttctttcttttcttttttaaagatttgtttatttatttttttatatgcagtgctgaagagggcatcagatcacattatagatagttatgagccaccaggtggttgctgggaattgaactcatgacctttggaagagcagtcagtgctcttagccactgagccatctctccagcccaaacccccccacctccaccctgctgCCTTCTGCTTTCTGAAACAAGACTTGGGCCCATTTCCCAGAGAGGCAGACTGAGATTCAAAGAACTGAGTGACCTGTTCCAAGTCAGCCAGCTAACAGAACTTAAAACCCAGGCCTGTCAGAGCAAGAGCCTACTCAGCTGGTAACTACAGCCCCCTAAAGATGGCCTCCTTGGTTCTGGAAGGCTGGCCAGCTCAGCCACAGACCCCCAGGAGCCACCCGGCCAGGACATAGGTGGCAAGCATTGCAGGCTGTGCAGCTTCTGAAGTGGAGCCTGTGGCCACCCGGGTGCCAGACCAGCCAACctgggcagcagcagcaccagaggAGGCCAGTGAAGGTCACTAGTATCAAGGAGGCCAGAGCCACCCACCAGAGCCAGGGACCTGTGAGAGGAATGAGAGTCCAGTCAGCTTCCACCTGGCCagatgtcgtgtgtgtgtgtgtgtgtgtgtgtgtgtgtgtgtgtgtgtgtgtgtgtgtgtgtttgtgtgtattaatATTATGGTATGGTGACTTGCCTCAGCAattatgtggaggtcaggggaccaCTTTATGGATtccgttctctccttctaccttcacATGGGTTTACATCAATCTCGGGCTGCTGGGCTTActcagcaagtacctttacccactaagctttCTTGTCAGcccttcatcttatttttttgctgttttatctatttggcatgtgtctgtatggtgtgtgcttgtgtgggggttgttcgtttgtttgaggcagggtttctcctgtgtagccctgactgtcctagaactcactctgtagaccaggctgcctttgaactcacagagatccacctgcctctgcctcctgagtgctgggattaaaggtgtgcgccaccaccacccagctttcttGTGCTTTTATACATGGTCTCATGTGTGtagatacatatgcatgcatttgACTGTGGTGGCCCAAGGCTGACATTAGGAagcctttacatttttattttattttaattttaattttatgtttattggtattttgccttcatgtgtgtctgtgtgaaggtgtcagatcttggagttacagacaattgtgagctaccgtgtgggtgctgggaattgaacctgggtcatctggaagagccatcagtgctcttaactgctgagccatctctccaaccccaggaagcctttttttttttttttttttttttaagatttattttacttttaattacctgtatgtgtgtgggtatgtgcatgtgagtgcaggtatccTAGGAAGCCAGAAGCATCAGATCCCCCTAGAGCCAGACTTCTAGGCAGCTGTGAGTTGCCCAaagccagtactcaggaggcagaggcaggtgaatcattgtgagttcaagtccagcctggtctacaaaagtgagtccaggataaccaggactgttatacagagaaaccctgtctcagaaacccttaaaaaataaaaataaaaataaaaataaaaagccgggcatggtggcgcacgcctttaatcccagcacttgggaggcagaggcaggtggatctctgagttcgaggccagcctggtctacaaagagagtcgaggacagccaagtctaacgagagaccctgtctggaaaaaccaaaaataaataaataaataaaaataaaaataaaggctctGTACAACCTCCaagccatttctccaattttgCTAGCTCTCTTCCTTAGCgcctaattttttgagacaaagtctctcccACTGCACCTGAGGTAGGCTTGTCTATTGGGCTAGAAtggtttccccagtgctggggttacaagtacaTCACTGAGCCTGGCTTTTCACACACGTGGTGGTATCCAAACTCAAAATGCAGCAAGCATTCTCCTGACCGAGGCAGCTGGGATTTTGGTAGAAGACTGTAAGGGGTTTTTCACCACCTACCTTCCAACACTTCCTGTGTGATGGGTGCCAGGCCTGCTGGAGAGGTCCACTCAGCCTCAGAGCTGAGAGCCACAAGGTGAGTCAGAGGCTTTGAACTGCCGTCTTCCATTCTCCAGGTCTGCTTGGGTACCAGAGAGGGACCTGTGAACGTGAACAGGACACTGCTGTGTCACTTACTCCTCTTGAGGCTTCTCTGTGATCCTCAGGACTAGACTCAGGGAAACAAGGGACAAAGAGTTGATGAAAcagagtcaggcgtggtggctcacgcctttaattccagcactccggaggcagaggcagaggcacgaggatctctgtgatcttgaggctagcctggtctacaaagcgagtccaagagtTGATAGAACATctggccaaggtcacacagccagaaGTGAGGTCTGCTCTCCTACTCAGCAGGCTTGTTAAGTGGAGTTGCTTCTCAAGACATGGCATAGAGTAGCTTCTTAGCAGCGAGTGTTGCGCTCTGTGTGGAACACTTAACTAACAGCACTCGCATGGCAGGGGTCTGCAAGGTTTGGTGTAACCACCCTGCCTCCCCATGAATGAGGAAATCATACATCCTGAAGTTCACCGTTCTAATCAGTTAACTATTGTTTCTCAAGCATCAGCCATAACTCAGAGGTCATTGTAGAGACTGGAAATAATGACGGGTCCTGGGAAGCACCTCTCGTGAGGTCTCAGGCCACAAACTGAACTAGACCCTCCTCTGCTGCACTGACCCTCACATCTTTGGTCTCTGAACTGACTACTACTATGGCCACGCCCCACCCCGCTGCATGCCACCTGTCCACCCAAGCCCTGCCATCCAGGAGATGGACATCAGGGCCAGCCAGCCTCTCCACTTTGCTGTTTGGTGGGAGTCCCAGTGACCCCCATCACTGACCTCTGCAGCTGGCTGGAGGGTTGGAGTCCTGGTCACTGCCATCGCCACAGTTGTCCATGTCCCAAGCATCACACAGCAGGCTCCGAGGCACACATCTGCCATTCCGGCAGCGGAAGTAGGTGCCGCAGGACCCTGGGGTAAGAAGGGGAAGCTGGGAGTAAGGATCTAAGACCAGATTCTACAACGATGTGGTCCCATTGTGGGAGGACTGGGGTGCAGGACAAGGCTGCTGTCAGTATGTACACAGATGGTGGATAGGTGTTTCCTGGACTGGTAacagtacaattttttttttaaaggctaccagttccttgcttttttaaaaaaaatgatttatttacttttactgtatgtgtattggtgttttacctgaatgtatgtctgtgtgagggtatcagatcttggagttacagacagttgtgagctgccatgtgggtgctgggaattgaacccaggtcctttggaagagcagtcagccctcttaaccactgagccatctctccagccccatttttttgggtttctttgagacagggtttctctgtgtagccttggctgttctggtccccctttgtagaccaggctggcctcaaactcacagcgatccacctgcctctgcctcctgagtgctgggattaaaggcgtgtgccaccgcgcccggctacaatcttttttttttttaattaattaatttattttatgtattaatgCTCTATCtttgtgtacacctgcaggccagaagagggcgtcagatcacattgtgagccaccatgtggttaccaggaactgaactcaggacctttggaagagcaggcagtgctcttaacctctgagccatctctccagctccaaaagcagttctatttatttatttattttattgttgttgggcttttggttagttggttttgggttttcgagacagagtttgtctgtgtagccctggccatcccgaaactctgtagatcaggctgtcctagacctcacagagatctgcctgcctcagcctctggagagctaggattaaaggcacacaccaccactaaCAGTACAGTCTTGATGGCAATGAACAGTaacacctggtggtggtggtggtagtgatggtagtGGTGTTATGGCAGCTAACACTGAATTTATAGAACTCGAGCCCAGGGTGTCCTTGAATttgctatgcagctgaggatgacctttgaCTTCTGATCCTGTTGCTGttacctcccaactgctgggattgcaggagttcaccaccatgccccacgCTTGCAGTGCTGGGGGACCAAGCTCAGGGCCTGCTTTGAGCTAAGGCACATCCCAGCCCCTTGgagggaatatttttaaatcgtttctttgtttcaagacagggtctcctgatGTGACCCATACTGTCGCCCTGCTTCAGCTTCCAAGGACCGGGgtcataggcatgcaccaccatggcctctTTCCCTCTGTGGGAGCAGTGCTAAGACTGAAGCAAGGGGAGGCTGACCATGCCTCCGGGCTTGTACCTAAGTCGGAGGCAAGATGGAGTTGAAGTTCACATCGGCGTCACACAATGGCGTTAAGTGTGACCTAGAGAATGACGGTGGTCCTGACCACCCTCCGCAGACTCTGGCCCCTGCCCTTGTGCCATTAGCGATGCTGAAGCTCCCTTTCTAAGTGGGGAATGGTGGCCTGCATGCTCATTCCCTCAGATAGCCACTCAAATGCTGCCTTACTCCGAGGCTTGCCTAGAACGGCAAGCCACGCCTCCCCCGTGgactttctctgtgtggccttggctgtcctggactcgttttgtagtccaggctggccttgaactcacagcctttaatcccagcacttggaaggaggcagaggcaggtggatcaccgtgagttccaggccagcctggtctagagtgagtccagggcagccaaggctacacagagacaccctgtctccaaaaaagaggGGATGGGGATAAAAGGAGGCAGGATTTGTAGATCAGGTTCATCTCACTGGTTCCCTAATGCTGTCCATGTCACCCACTGTTTCCCAACTGAGACCCCAGTCCCCACTTTTTGTCCTTTGAGCATCTCCTCTCCTGCTctatccctcctcacctcaccctAGTCATCAGCCCGACCCACCCAGGCGGAAAGAGGTGACCACGCCCAAAAAGTCAACGCGAGGTTGGTGGCCTCTGGTGACCAGGCGCAGGCCAAGCCAGGGCCCAGAAGACATAAATGGGGCAGGGATGGTCAGACCGCAGGTCGGTGGTCCCAGGGCCCGAGGCGCCTCCTGCGGGCCATCGTAGAACTGCAGGTAGGAGCCCTGTGCGCACGGGTCGGGGAGTGATGCGTTGGGGACCAGGGTGGCTTCGGCAGAGGCTGCTCGAGTGGCTGAGGTGGTTGGGATGGCAGAGAACAGGCTGTAAACCAGGAAGAAGCGGAACTGGAAGCTCATCCTGTCTTCTGGGGCCGCGGCACGCAGCCACAGCAGGCAGTCAGTGTCCGGAGTCACGAAGTAGAACTTGCGTGAAGCGGAATGTGAGCGCAGCTGCAGCGCGTCCCCCTGCCACATCTGTCCGCACAGGTCCGTCAGATCCGCTGTGgagaggagtggggtggggctcGGGATCATTCAGGGTCAGCAGGTCACTCATCCTCTACCCGCAAAACAGGGGTGAATTCCTGTGAGCACTTTATGATTTAAATCAAAGTCAGCCCTCCTTATTCAAAACCTCTGGACTTGAGCCAGGGTGGTGGCATCTACCTGTAAAACCAATGTTCTGGAGGGCAGCAAGAATCATGGTGGAAAGCAGGGTGtcgtggctcacgcctgtaatcccagcactcgggaggcagaggcaagtggattgctgtgagttcaaggccagcctggtctacagagtgagtccaggacagccaaggctaacagagaaaccctgttgaaaaaccaaaagaagaagaagaggaggaggaggaggaggaagaagaagaagaagttaaagGCAACTCTTAGATACACAGCAAATCCAAGGCCACCTGAGACTTGtctcaataaaaaaggaaatgtcactgagcgtggtagcacatgcctttaatcccagcacttgggaggcagaggcaggcagattgctgtgagtttgaggccagcctggtctacaaagtgagtccaggacagccaaggctacacagagaaaccctgtctcgaataaccacaaaacaaacaaacaaacaaacaaacaaacaaagggaaatGTCCCAAGGGGAGGtggtagcactcaggaggcagaggcaggcagatctctgtgagtttgaggccagcctggtctacaaagcaagtctaggatatagccaaggctatacagaaaaatcttgtcttgaaaaacagaaaaggaaaaaaaaaaccaaaaaagtgaaaaaataagagtgtgggggtgggggatgttgtACACACAGCACATTTCCAAAGCTGCTTCAGCATCTGCAGACCTCTCTAAGATCAGATACTGTGCCAAGGACTGTTGTGTTCACTGAAGGAAGTATGAGCAGAAACAGTCTACAGGCCAGGTGTAGCTGCCAGTAGAACAAACTGTCCCCTGTCAAATTAGGCGTTGTGgtcaaggtaaaaataaataaataaataaaataaataatgttactTTTCCAAGTGCTTTGTAGATTGGGATTgcaattagaaaaagaaagaggaaaaggaaacctcCTGGGCATCTAACAATTAAAGGGGGGTAGTGTATACTGTATCCCACACTGCTCAGAGTTTAAGGAGTTACTAAgtgtcatcctcctcctctgctatCTTCTGTGAGGATAGGGTGGGTACACTCTGCTACATGCCCACCCACCTcccttttcctgtttctccttgctAAAGGAGGAGATCCTAATTCCAGCCCTGGGCTTTTGGTATTGGTGTATGATCTAGTTCTGATGTCAATGAGGCCTGGAAAGTTGGCTCAGCTGTTGAcagcaccggctgctctttcagaggaccctggttagattcccagcacccacatggcagctcacaacaatctgtagctccagctccaggggaatctgatacCCTTACAAAACATACacaagtcgggcgtggtggcgcacgcctttaatcccagcactcgggaggcagaggcaggtggatcgctgtgagttcgaggccagcctggtctacaaagtgagtccaggatggccaaggctacacagagaaaccctgtctcaaaaaacaaacaaaaaacaaaacaaaacaaaaataaaataaaacaaaacaaaaaaaacataaaaacaacaacaacaacaaaagtaaaccaagacatacatgcaggtacattaaaaaaaaaaaagatgataaggATAGTGATTATTTTAATCAAGCAGGAATAGCTGGGTACTGCATTGATGTAAGCCCAGCTAGGAGTATTAAAAAcacaaggcctgcctgagctataaagtgttcaagggcagcctggataACTTACTTAGTGAAACTCTGCCCTAAACACTGaaaaccggggctggagagatggctcagaggttaagagcgcttctgctggctgcttttccaggcgtcctaagttcaatctccagcaaccccatggtggctcataaccatttataacgggatctggtgccctcttctggtgtgcaagcaggatactgtatacataataaataaatctttaaaaaggagaaaaaataaaaggctgaAAATGGGACCTAGGTTCAATATCCAgtattgtaaaaaaataaaaataaaagatggagTGATGTGTAACGGGAGGCTCCCTTCCCTTCCAGCTTCTAAAAGCTGCTGACTGAGACAGTGATGTCTGGCGCCACAGCAGCCCTCTTGCAGGGACAGGGTTATGACATGATTTAGCTGCTGAAGACACCATCCCTTGATTCACCAAGGCTAATTTTCCTcctttggtctttcaagacagggtttctctgtgtcactctggctctcctggactcactttgtagaccaggctggcctcgaactctgcctgcctgcctctgcctcgagtgcagggattaaagatgtgagccaccaccacctggcacttaggctattcttgtttttgtttttgttttttgtttgtttggttttttttcgagacagggtttctctgtgtagccctggctgtcctggactcactttgtagaccaggctggcctcgaactcacagcgatcctcctgcctctgcctccgagtgctgggattaaaggcgtgcgccaccaccgcccggcacttAGGCTAttcttaagggaaaaaataaagtccTGATTTTACGAACAACACTATTTAGTCTGCTATCTGTTccattttgtttgtcttgagacagaTATTCACATAgctcgggctggcctcaaacttgccagagatcccctgcctcagaGTCCTGAGGGATAAggggacatgtgccaccactccccagcTATAGAAGTTTTCTTGTGTGCcttgggaatagaacccagggccttataccTCCTAAGGacatgctctatcactgagctgcaccccttATCCCTTGACAGCAGGGGGCACAGCAGAGTGGAAAGCAATGATGTCAGGGGTGGAAAACAGGAATGCCCCATGCAAGTTGTCTCATCTCCAAACCTAAGGGGgatccctcccacccacccacagatcCCTGCCTCTGGGTTGCTTGGAGCTCCTTCCTTTTAGAAGGGCTCGGAATAGACTTGAATGGCCTCCTTTACCCAGAGACTGCTGGAGAGAGTGAGTGCTGCCTTGTAAAAGCCTGGAAACAAGGGTGTCAGGTGTGCCCTTTCCAGGCCCTTGTACTCACCTGTCCCAAGGGCAGACACAGTCAAGGCAGCTGTCCCCAGCAGAAGCAGCCTTTGGGGCAGCTGCTCAAGGAAAGCCATCCTGGATCTGTGCCCAGCGAGGGCCAGACCTGAGCAATCTCCTTTGGGGGTCTGTGGGGAGACTGGGGTGCAGGCCCTGGCTGCTCCAGGAAGTGAACACGAGGCAAACGGAGCAGAGAGGCCCCTCAAGTCCCTTCACCGTGTTTTGGGCTCCCCGTCCCAGGTCTTCCAACTTTGGATTAGAATTGTGTCTAAGGGTTGCCATGGAGATTTGGGGCCCCAAACTGGAGAAGACAAGGATGTCTGCTCACCCTCTGCCAGACAGGAACCAGGAGACTCAGATCCGGCTTAGCTGCAGGGCTTTGagaaggcagggtgggggtgagggggttcCAGCCTCCATGAACTGTTTACTTTCTAGATAAGTAGACAGACTGAGCTTGAGAGAGGCCCAGGACACCAAAGGAACCTTTCTGATAGCTCAGAGAAGCTGTAAGGGATGGCACATGGCACCAAGAGTTGCATTAATTCATAGGCAGGGGTTTCTGTCCTGGGGCCCTTGCACTCCTATCCACAGTGCTCCGCGCCCATAGCTGTGCTGCCGCGGCTGGCTTCATTGGGGCGTTAGGTCATGGCTCACAATTTGCCCCCTCAGATTACCCTTCTCTAACCACCTCTAAACCAACCAACACTTCAGTCACATTGCTCCGAATTTATCTTCTTGACACTCTCTAGAAatactgaatttatttatttatgtatgtatttatttggagATGTGTCTTCAGACAGAATCtgatgtagcccatgctggcctcaaacttgatacAATATAGCCAAAAATGAACTTGAATTCCTCATTCAAATTCAAGGATTACAACAGTTTGTGAGGACAGTCATTCACCCTAGGAACAAGTGGATATTACTAAAAGGTGCTGAGAGAggcctgctgtggtggcacacgcctggttttttttttttttttgagacagggtctctctgtgttagccttggctatcctgggctagctttgtagaccagtctggcctcgaactaagcgatctgcctgcccctgcctcccgggtgctgggattaaaggcatgcaccaccacgcccggcaacacacacctgtaattccagcactctggaggcagaggcaggaggatctctatgagtttgaggtcagcttgctCTACGGAGTGAGtttagaaatcctgtctcgaaaagccaaaaaaaaaagaaaaaaaaaagtgctaagaATTAAAGgcaaggagccgggcgtggtggcgcacgcctttaatcccagcactcgggaggcagaggcaggcggatcgctgtgagttcgaggccagcctggtctacaaagtgagtccaggatggccaaggctacacagagaaaccctgtctcgaaaaaaccaaaaaaaaaaaaaaaaaaaaaaagaattaaaggcaAATGACAGTATTAATAATCacaacaaggggctggagagatggctcaggggttaagagcactggctgttcatccagaggttctgagttcaattcccagcaaccacatggtggctcccagccgtCTATAGTGAGTGTAAGATTCTAGGTGGCTTGAACTCAGCAGTGACATTATTAGTTAAGGAAATGGTGTTTTAtattattagctaaggaaatagaagattcCAGGTGACCTGGACTTAGCCATCATGACAACAGCATTGTTGGCTGAGCAAGCAGGTTAAGAATTGtaggcagagggctggagagatggctcagtggctaagagcactgactgctcttccaaaggtcctgagttcaattcccagcaaccacacggtagtttacaaccatctatactgtgatctatgtgcactgtatacataataaataaatcttaaaaaaaaaaaaaaaagaattacaggcGGATAACAGGAGCAAACAAAGTAACAGCGAACTGAGAGGAAGGAGTTAAAGATTCTCCACTCGCCTCCATCTCAACCCTGCCCCTGGAATTTACCACCCCTATCTCACCCtacttagaatttactacctTAGACCCCCTATTGTTAGCCTATCACTCGTTAACCAACCATTGTCAATAAGTTCTACTTCCATCTCTTCGGTGCTTGGTGGACCCCGGCGCGTTGgcttaataaaattcctttgcttttgcatcgactctggacccTGTCTCTCAATTGGGCTTCTAGGAATAGACTCAGACGGCCTGAGTCTAgcatgagatctgatgcctcttctgtctgatgttctcttctgtcatgcagtcatacatgtaaatacagtgcttatatacacaagtacacaaataaataaatcttaaaaaaaaaaaaaaatcacaacaaccCTGGTGACAGGGCTTCATTCCTGAAATGTTCCCAGCTTTCATGACTGGGAACAACCTTTCATATCCTTAGTAACTCCCTGTCCCTGTCACTTGCTAGTGCTGGGAACCCACAAGCTAAGCATTTGCCATACGCCTAGCTATATCATATCCCTCCTGAGTGATGACACTAGGCCAGGTATTGGTGATAAGCTTGTCACCCACTCTGTCACACGCATTTGTCACCATGAGCC from Acomys russatus chromosome 29, mAcoRus1.1, whole genome shotgun sequence encodes the following:
- the Ldlrad2 gene encoding low-density lipoprotein receptor class A domain-containing protein 2 encodes the protein MAFLEQLPQRLLLLGTAALTVSALGTADLTDLCGQMWQGDALQLRSHSASRKFYFVTPDTDCLLWLRAAAPEDRMSFQFRFFLVYSLFSAIPTTSATRAASAEATLVPNASLPDPCAQGSYLQFYDGPQEAPRALGPPTCGLTIPAPFMSSGPWLGLRLVTRGHQPRVDFLGVVTSFRLGSCGTYFRCRNGRCVPRSLLCDAWDMDNCGDGSDQDSNPPASCRGPSLVPKQTWRMEDGSSKPLTHLVALSSEAEWTSPAGLAPITQEVLEGPWLWWVALASLILVTFTGLLWCCCCPGWLVWHPGGHRLHFRSCTACNACHLCPGRVAPGGLWLSWPAFQNQGGHL